The stretch of DNA gacaaaggcatggatgagagtttcagtggcAGGTGGGCTGCGGCAGGGGCAGAAACAGACAGTTTTACAAAGGGagaagtctttgtgatggagaggatatggatcaGAAACTTAGTTCAGAGTTGAATAGACAGTAATTGAAAGACAGTTCTCTTCCTTCACTTGCTTCGGGTCGGCAGGTCAGAGAATTATCAAATTCAGCAAGTACACCTTCAGCAAACGTGCAACATAGGGTTAGCACCAGTGGTTAACaagatcaccactgccctcaattgtcATGCCTAGCACTGCAAAAATCAGGTATAGTATGGACCATCTATGCATCAAAAATGTGGCTGATAAATTGGTCAGCATGACCTGCACTTTTATCTCTTCTCCCACTGAACACCATGACACACGTGCCCAATACTACCACATTGATGCATTTCCAAAGCACACTGGAAAGTTATATGAAGGCGTGGGGTGGGTGAGCAGTGAATGCTGTAACATTTCCCATCTACTTGGTACAGGTTACTGTTGGTTAGTCTTACTCTGCCTGTTCCCTTACAGTGTGCTGTGTTCTCCTACATCTTTTTCCAGGTACTGCAGGGACTGTTGCTTTCAGAGGGTACCCTGGAGTGACAATTAGGTCAAATAATATCCATTGCTTTGCATCTCATAATACCTATTTCATATATCAGAAAATTAACTTCACCAGAATCAAACGTGGAATGAGGGGCTGTACCACTCCAACACTTTCTCATTAACTCCACATGATTTGCTTCCAACTACCTGTGACTACCGTttttggttgtaaagtgcctcagaACATCTTGACTAcatgaatggcactatataaatataagttctttctttaattctcTGGATTTCTGATTATGTAGTTTTATCCTTAGTGATTCTACTTCTTTTTGCTGGTtggatagttacctgctttcactTCAGTTTTCAGAGTACAGAACATAGGGGTGTAGCATCCATAAATACATATTTCAGCAAATTTTAAACAAAAGTATGTTCTCCATTTGTTTTTGACTTCATATTTATTAAGAGCTATTATAATGTTactttctctctgtatctgtaaTTGAGACTCAAAATAGCTACAACACTATCCACATGAATGAAACATATACTAGCAAGTATTGTATTATACCTTAATCAGCAAAACAGCTATAGGGATGagtatttcatttatttttgagTTTGAATTTAGACATCTCAAAAATTACATGATTTGAATCTGTAATTCATCCAAAAGAGGTCGATCATAAATAATGAAACATCTTTCTAAGTTACCTGGAAATGCAATCTCACTCCCATGTGATTACCAAATAATAGCAACATAGTCCCCATTCCTTCAATAGATGCATTGGAACAAAAATGCATTCTCCTATTCTATTTAGGAAGAAACAAGGAAGATGCCACTGTGTTGATTTTTTTAATAATACTTAACAGCCTCCTACATCAGTCCAATTGCTGTCTGTTGGGTCCAATCACAATCCACTCAACTCTTTTGTCAGTTGCCAACACAGACAGCATGAAATGTTTGCCATGCCTTGCAAAGTAGCAATATGCATGCACAGAAGAGACCATTTCCTTTGAAGATATACGGGGTTAAAATTCAGCTTCTGAGTTACAGAGTGCATAATCACAAAATTGCACACTCCCAGCTgcagttttctgtccattaaaattaatgaatcATTGGTTGCGAGCACAGTTTTCTGCTGGACACGTCTGGTGCACGTCAGGAACGTGGAAGCAGAATCTTTACACCAGAGTCACATCTGAATCTGAATCGGGACAAAATTTAGCCAAACTCTGATCACTTTCAGCACACACCTGTAGCAGCAAATTATAACCATCCATTATCAATTTACCCATAGCTCTCACTGTAGACTTGCAATACACCaactattaaaaaaaatccaaaagaaGAACTATGCTACAGAACCTATTTAAAGTTTAATAGGTGAAAGTAAGAATCTTGATAATTTTACTACTAGTACATTTTGAAGAACTTACTGCACATATATTTGCATATTTTATTTATTCAGTTATCTATTTTTGGCAAATAGGTTGTGCTCACCGAGATATGTAACTGAACAATTCTCAAGAGTGGGAACTTGCCTGGACCTGTAATAATGATGCTTGTGTTCACAACAACAATTCAATTAAGTAAACAGGAAACACTAAACTTAATTTGAGTTTTGCTTATTATTACATAATTGGCAAGATTTGACTTTATTGTCTTCTGATGCACAAGCACAAGGAAGACCAGAGTATAGATCAGCAAAAGTGAAAAAGTCCACGAGCATTCAATGTCTTTTCTAGCCCTTTTTGTATATTTGTAAGATTAATGATATCATAATGGGAGCCTTGGGCCTCGCTAAGCTGCTACTCTCGAAGTAGATCCTGTCTCTCTTATCATTAACCAAGTTTGGGTGGACACAGCTGGATATAACAAAAGTAGTTTATCAAGACACAGACAAAGAGGTTGTCAGTGGGCTATATACCATGCTGGAAGAAATTGTGACAATATACATAATTAGGCTGTTTCGACAGGCTGCACTCTGTATACAGCTGAGCAAGGCAACATGAATCAAATAAATACTCCAGTTTCATGGACAGTGATATCTTAAGTTACAGGCAGCTGTATAACATGCTGAAGAAGCTTCACATCAAACATGCCAGTGTGGCCAAATTAGATCTCTAATTGGCTTATTTTTGTTGGCCAGGTCACCTCATTAATAAGTTATTTAACATCTTATACTCAGGCATTTTCTCATCTGCAAATAAGGTAACTGTTGCAGTTATTTTTGTTACACTTTCTAGACTATTACGTTGTTTAGTAGATAGTAATTGTTAAAACTCATCAACTACTACCATTTTCAGTGACAATCCTTCCACCCCTTCTTGCCTGTCCCTGCTTCTAACCCTTTCCCCGAGCCATTTGATCTTCACCTCAGATGCTTTCATCTTATAGGTGTTTTCACTCACACTAGGAATGAATGGACATCCCCATCTCTACACCACCCAATTGAGCACCGAACCAGTGGCAATAAAGGCACAGGTAGAGAATGGTCAAGAAGAGGGTTTGAACCAGACATGAAATAGGTGGTAAATTTGGAGAAAAACAAACAATAAGCAGTTGAACACAGAGATACTATCATGAGTATGGATGTAGAGTCATGTCTTGGCAGAGAAAGTGGTATCAAGTAGGCAGATCTTAATTGCAAAGGATGGAAAGGAATCTCAGAATAACAGAGCTGGACAAGGGAGTCAGATCTCAAAATAATGAAAAAGGAAAAGAATCTCACAGGCACGAGGGGTGCTGCTTGACTCCAGCTGCTTGTCACACCTAAACGCACGAAAAATTTACCCAAGGAAGGGTGGTACTTTGCTCCAGGTGTTTGAGGGAGCACATGAATATATGGAGAAAGATACTATAGTCTGAACTGATTGGAGGAAGCTGCTCTTTTCCAATTATTAACATATCAGGGTTCAATTTGCACAGGGATTCTCCCAATTGTCCGCCCTAACTTCCAAAGATCTGCAGAAACACTGGTAAAATGGTGTAAACAatgtttacaccatttctccgggGATTCCACGGATCTACTGCCACAGCTACAGCAGACAATCTGGAGAACCTctgcggaaattcacccccattattTCTGAGGTCTTTCTTGAGGAAGGGCCCAACACGGACACACCAGGAATCGTATGAGATGTTATCTGCCACATCATGGAAAATTGGCGTGGTGTCAAATGACTCCCTTAATAACAACTGTCAATCATTTGTTTTGTCAATCATCAGTATGACCATTGCTTACTTTATATGTAGTATGGAGATTTTACTTCTGACTAAACACGAATAGGGGCCGATAATGCGGTTGGAAATGCAACTGGGGTCCAATATAAGTGGGCACAAAAACCTGAGGCCTACTCCTTGCATGATGCATTGAATATAGGCAAATGTGGGTGGGAAACACTTAGCATCCTGGGATCCTGTGCACCTATTGTGTGCAAGATTCACCAAGGCCCCACATTTAATGCAATTTAGGGGACCTCCTCACAGTGACCTGAGCCTCTGGCCAGTGCTGCAGATGTTCAAGTGGCCGTTTCTAACAGGCGCTTAAGGGGAGGCCTATATTAAAGATTAATAATTTTATTCCTGAGTGGCCCTCTCCTGGTAATAGGCCCACCCTTTGTTATTGATCTTGCTGTTACTTGAATTCCAATTGTCAATTCTTGAAAAGGGACTTTGTGCCccatgacatttttttaaaaatgatggtgTTTCAAGGGCAGCCAGAAGCCTTTCACTAGCTGCCAGCATCTGACAACCCAACTCCTGTTGCATTCCTAGCATTTCATGTGTCAAGCATTGGGAGTACCACAAACATATTTAAATAAGCTAGCATTGCATTATCATCATGTGAGGTCAGCTCAGTGAGTTGCAGAGGCTGCATTATCTGCCCCATAAATTTCTAATTGAAGACTGAACCATCCAATTACTTTTTATGACTAATTTTATAGTAAGTATCAAAGGTTAACAACAACCTTTAATATCCAGTGTTGTAATTCTTCACCATTCAATATAGTGATGCATTCAAATCCAGCAAGTATTCTATTAACACTTTGACACATAATATATTTCGATGGCAATTATTCTGTAACTGTGATTGACAAAATGACATAATATATAAGAAGTTCTTTTGGTCCAGACAAGGATGGTTTATGAATGTCCCAGTAGTTGAAGTGGCTAACCATTTGGATTCCCCAACCATAAAGCTGTTAGCAATGGACCATTCATACGTCACTGGAACTTACCTTCGTTGACTGAATTTTGATAGTTCTTGTCCAAACTAGTAGCTAGAACACCACACAGTAGTGAGGCCTGAATCACAGCTCCAGGTGATAAATCAGAAAAGCTATTGAGCAGGAGGCCAGGGCACACACTGTCCTGTCTTATGAGCTATAAGAGGACGTTTGGTGTTGATCATCCTGCAAAAGAAAACCAGGAAAATATAAGGCAGACAAAataaaaaattatttgaagataCAACATTCGGACAATGTAGTTGGTGATTGGTTGATTTGTAAGCTGTATGTATGGGTTAACTGTTTTTCACTGAAAGAGTGAGGCAAAGATAGCTAACTTTAAAAACAAGATTTAAACttctttttcatttcttttttctCCCAGGAATCAGATCAGAAATTCCTTACTACACTCGCAAATGCCCACAAGGAGAATAACTACCTTGACATTGCCATGGATAAAAAATGAAATATAGCTGTTCTCCAACCTTCCCTCCAATCAAAGAAAATGCTGAAGATGTTTTCAAAGCTCCAAGCAGTTGCCCTAATTCTAATTTCCAAAGGATTTCTCTTTTTTTCATATGGTGAAACTAATTTTGGCAAGAAGGAGATCAAAATCGAAGGAGATCTGGTCTTGGGCGGGTTGTTTCCTATACATGAGAAAGGCTCAGGAACAGAAGACTGTGGCAGAGTGAATGAAGATCGAGGTATCCAACGTTTGGAAGCTATGCTGTTTGCAATAGATGAGATAAATAGAGACACTTACTTACTCCCAGGTGTAAAGCTTGGCGTTCATATATTGGACACATGTTCAAGGGACACCTATGCTTTGGAGCAGTCACTTGAATTTGTAAGAGCTTCCTTGACAAAAGTAGATGAAACAGAATATATTTGTCCTGATGGATCATATGCAATTCAGGACAATATTCCCTTAATGATTGCAGGTGTGATAGGTGGCTCATACAGTAGTGTTTCTATCCAGGTAAGATTCTTATTTTAGTAAAACTTAAATTGAACAGCATGGCTGAATTATATAGATGTTCAAATGTTCTGCTAGACTGTGTTCCCATGTTTGAATCTCAGTGATGACTGCATATGATTTTTAATTATACATAAACTATGTTTGTCAAATATCTCATAGTAATTGCAATACATAAACCTCTTGGAATTTACATTCCACATTTCAACTGCTGGTCATAAATCATACTTCCCCTGGAGAAAGTTTGAGATTCTCCACTGGATAATTTGAGTTTGGAACAGTAACTAAAGGAGATCTTTTACTAGGTTAACCAAATGCACCTCTTGATGGGTTGACTAGAGTTAACATTGAAGATATCCAAGGTGTTGCCTACATGATAGTCCATCTCATCTTCAGAGCAAAGAACAGCATGGGGATCCAaagataggttacaattacaaaATAGTCTTTAGCAGATATTTTTATGGAAAGGCACATTGCTGACTTACTTTATGGCATATATAGTGCATTGTTAGATAATTATAAAAAGATAATTCCATGTGACTAAAATACCTTAAGTAAAATCATTACACTCCATTTTGGATAAAATATCATTGTGCCCTCAGAGCTGATGTTTATACACAATTCTTCTGGTACACAGCTGGAAAATGGTAAATAACTTCCTGTTTGACAATGAACAATTTGGTATCATTAGATCACAGCAATGATTCCAGGCCAAAAAAATGAGAAAGCTATCTTGATTCTGGAATGAATCCAGAGCAATCAAATCTCATTAAGCAATTAATGGATTTGAACTGTTTTGAAAAATTGAGGTGAGAATGAGAAAATAAAGGATGTGAATGAAGGTTGGAACTGTTGGTCTTCCAGTGTGTTTTCTGTTTAGGGAAGAAAGTAATTATTGACATTGAGGTTCACTCGCACCTTAAGGGTTCTAAATGGTTTAATAGCTTCTATATTTCTTGTACAAATCTTTTTCTGTTTACATAGTTGCCCCCTCTCACTGTCTATGATTCAATTAGCCAAAACATCACACTTTCAAAAGATATCCTTAATCAGACTCAACTGGCTTTCATTCACAGCTGATATGTTAGTCATAGCTAGTCAATTAGCTTTTGGTATTTAGATCAGGTGTTACTGAACAGGGTTTACATAGATCATTCACTCtgaaataaccatctccaactcaTTAGGTTATATGTAAACTAGATCTATTATCCAGTGAGAATACCATTAGTAACTCCCTGCTTCATAATGACAAGGAACTGCGATAGGTACAAATCTGGGAATAATTGATGGAGACATCAGAAACTCTAACAACATGTACAAGTTGGCAACATGATTTTTGTGGACCAATGGACGGTTAATCCCTGGTATATAATGGCCTaatcttaaagggaccgctgcagacTGCTCCAAgaatagagaaaaaaaaaatcatttttgtgtgtcaggaagagcaggagtgcccgCCTCTGGCatcacccacccctccctcccctccccttggtctgttatgaaagggaaatcatgtctgacaaatttattagagttctttggggaagtaacgggcagggtggataaaggggaaccgatggatgcagcatatttggatttacaaaaggcattcgataaggtgccacataaaagattactgcacaagataagagctcatggtgttgggggtaatacactggcatagatagaggattgactaactaacagaaaacaaagagtcgggataaaagggttattttcaaaatggcaatctgtaattagtggggtgccgcagggatcagtgctggggcctcaactatttacaatatatatcaatgacttggatgaaggaacagagtgtcttgtggccaaatttgctgatgatacaaagataggtggaaaagcaagttgcgatgaggacacaaagtgtctgcaaagggatattgacaggttaagcgaatgggcaaaaatttggcagatggaatataatgtgggaaaatgtgaagtcatccactttgggaggaaaaataaaaaagcaaaatattatttgaatggagaaatgctgtggtacagaggaatctgggtgtcctcgtacatgaaacacaaaaagtcaacatacaggtgcagcaggtaatccgaaaGGCAAACGgagtattggcctttatttccagggggttggagtataaaagcaaagaagtcatgccagaactgtacagggtgctggtgagaccacacctggagtactgcgtacagttctggtgcccttatttaaggaaggacatattgcattggaggcagttcagagaaggctcaccaggttgattccgggtatggaagggttgtcttatgaggaaagattgaacaggttgggtctatactcattggggtttagaagaatgagaggaaatcttattgaaacatacaagattctgaggggactcaatagggtagatgctgagaggatgttacccctcatgggggaatctaaaactagggggcatagtctcaaaataaggggttgcccatttaagacggaaatgaggaggaatttcttctcgcagagggttgtgaatctttggaattctttaccccaaaaagctgtggaggctgagtcattgaatacattcaagactgagttagacaaatttttgatcagcaagggagtcaaaggatatggggaaagggcgggaaagtggagttgaggtaaaaatcagatcagccatgaactcattaaatggcggagcaggctcgagaggccgaatggcctactcctattcctatctcttatggtaccGTTGGCCAGCTCAGCTTAGGAGCTGGCTGATTTACCACCCTCCCTGACTGGCAAACTGTCTTAAGAGTGCCCATACATCGCTCGCAGCTCCCGGCCGCATGCTGATGAGGTCCAACCACCAAGATAGTTCGGGTCTCTCGCTGACATGATTGGGTGAGCGGTACGATCGCAATTCCCACCACCCAATTACTGCAGCAAACATAAATTAGCCCCCCAGTAGCTctggctctggcctcttgtgttgtCACCccttttgctccaccattgacgaccatgcctacagctgcctaggctccatactctggaattccttccctaaacccctccatctctgcatctccctctccttctttaagaccctccttaaaaccaacctctttgaccaagcattcctAATCTTTCCTCCTTTGACTTGGCATTCATTATTCTTATgcttttgtgaagtgccttgggacatttataacattaaaggtgctatataaatgcaagtttttattgattattataaatcattaaaatgaaTATCTAACCCAAGATTTGaatttaatatatattttaacaGGTTGCAAATTTGCTCAGACTCTTCCAGATTCCTCAGATCAGCTATGCTTCAACAAGTGCAAAACTCAGCGATAAAAGCCGCTACGATTACTTTGCGAGGACAGTTCCTCCTGACTTTTATCAAGCTAAGGCTATGGCAGAAATTTTGCAGTTCTTTAATTGGACTTATGTGTCAACCATTGCTTCGGAAGGTGATTATGGAGAGACTGGAATTGAAGCCTTTGAGCATGAGGCACGGCTTCGAAATATTTGCATTGCTACATCAGAAAAAGTTGGAAGGTCCACCACAAAGAAGTCTTACGATGGCGTCGTACAAGAACTGCTCAACAAAGCAAATGCAAAGATTGTTGTGCTTTTTACACGAGGTGACGATGCCAGAGAGCTTCTCGCTGCAGCCGACCGACTGAACGTTTCTGGTTTCACCTGGATTGCCAGTGATGGATGGGGAGCTCAAGAAATTGTTGTTAAGGGAAATGAGCAAGTTGCCAATGGTGCAATAACCTTAGAACTTGCTTCTTACCCCATCAAGGAATTTGACAAGTACTTTCAGAGCCTCCACCCTCACACCAACAAGCGCAACCCATGGTTTAAAGCATTCTGGCAACAGAAATTTCAGTGCATGCTACAAAGCAGCCGATCACGTCAAAAGTTGTGTGACAGGCGGCTGTCAATCAACAGCTCCAACTATGAGCAAGAGACAAAAATTATGTTTGTTGTCAATGCAGTGTACTCAATGGCACATGCCTTACACAAGAAGCAGCGGGTATTGTGTCCATATACCACGAGACTCTGTGATGCCATTATGCCACTGGATGGAAAGAAGTTATACAAGGAGTACTTACTCAAAATTAACTTCAGTGGTAAGAACCTTATCTGTGTAACTGTGAATGGCATAAGTTATTAGAGCAAGGTGTATCATTGATATATGCTTTTGGGATTTCATTACTTTTTTTACTCTAGATATTGTTTCATACTACTGTCATCAGTGAGCCAGAGCTCCCAATGTCCCAGAAAAAGTGTTTCACTTGCCATtggatgtcatggggaggtggttaggctctttcttgctggagatggtcattgtgtgTCATTTGTGTGGCTCGAATGTTACTga from Heptranchias perlo isolate sHepPer1 chromosome 24, sHepPer1.hap1, whole genome shotgun sequence encodes:
- the grm3 gene encoding metabotropic glutamate receptor 3, coding for MLKMFSKLQAVALILISKGFLFFSYGETNFGKKEIKIEGDLVLGGLFPIHEKGSGTEDCGRVNEDRGIQRLEAMLFAIDEINRDTYLLPGVKLGVHILDTCSRDTYALEQSLEFVRASLTKVDETEYICPDGSYAIQDNIPLMIAGVIGGSYSSVSIQVANLLRLFQIPQISYASTSAKLSDKSRYDYFARTVPPDFYQAKAMAEILQFFNWTYVSTIASEGDYGETGIEAFEHEARLRNICIATSEKVGRSTTKKSYDGVVQELLNKANAKIVVLFTRGDDARELLAAADRLNVSGFTWIASDGWGAQEIVVKGNEQVANGAITLELASYPIKEFDKYFQSLHPHTNKRNPWFKAFWQQKFQCMLQSSRSRQKLCDRRLSINSSNYEQETKIMFVVNAVYSMAHALHKKQRVLCPYTTRLCDAIMPLDGKKLYKEYLLKINFSAPFRPPGDMDSEVKFDENGDGIGRYNVFNFQKIAGKYTYIKVGQWAKSLSLNTALIHWPKHYIPTSQCSDPCARNEIKNMQPGDVCCWICVPCDPYAYLEDEFTCKDCGPGRWPNEDLTGCFDLPEEYIRWGDAWAIGPITISCAGIVSTLMVAAVFVKHNNTPLIKASGRELCYILLFGVFFCYCITFFFIAKPSPAICTLRRLGLSTSFAVCYSALLTKTNRIARIFNGVKDGTQRPRFISPSSQVFICLSLISVQIIIVSVWLMLEAPSTRRYTVPEKREIVILKCNVKDSSMLMSLTYDVLLVILCTVYAFKTRKCPENFNEAKFIGFTMYTTCIIWLAFLPIFYVTSSDYRVQTTTMCISVSLSGFVVLGCLFAPKVHIIVFQPQKNVTSHRLTMNRFSVSGTVTSHSHSSASAHYVPTVCNGREILDSTTSSL